Sequence from the bacterium genome:
ACTCTATCGCCGAGGGCATATCTGCGTCGCCCGCCAGAATCACCCGGTCGATGTCAGGCAACCCACCCTCATCCTGCTCGAGCAGTATCTTGCTGTACAGCGTGTTGCCGAAATCAGGTGAGTTCGAGCCCTCCTGTATCAGCGGGAGGAGCCGCATGTAGTCCCCTCCCTTCATGATCGTGACGCGAGTGTTGTCGGCGCAGACATAGATGAGTGCTGTTATCTCGCCCGCCGCTATTTCGTGGTTGGCGCGAACAAGGCTCATCAGCGCGGTCTCTACCGAGTCAAGCAACCCAATATATGGCTTGTTACGACCCAAGAACCGCTTCAGCTCCTTCAGAACATCCAGAAACACCGGTTCCTGATCACAAACCAGGCAAACAAGGTTCTTGTCTGACACCTTGACATAATCGATCATCTCCGGCGAGAGCGGCCTCTCATGCTTGGGCGCAACCAGCTCCATCAGCGCTCTTTTGAGCTTGCGCCCCTTGACGGCGAAGGTGTCGCTCAAGAGGTAGTAGCTGACTGAGTCCTCGGGGAGATTGACCCCGATCTTGGCCTTTCTCAGGTCGTACCCAGAGAGTATCCCCAATAAGGCCGACGAGGCAGTTTCTCCCTCCTCCGCGTCCCCCTTGTTCTCCGCCCTCGCGTCAAGTGGAGCCCCCACCTCGGTTACCTCGCCAAACGCCTCCTCGAAAGCGCCCATGGATTCCTTTTCTTGCTCTTCCTCCGTAAGAGGCGCACCAAGCGGCTCAGGCAGCTGAGCAACGTCAAGCCGCTTGAGGATGACGCCCTTGTGAGAGAGCGCAATGTGGGCGACTTTGACGTCCGTCCCCTCAATTGATAGTCCTATTGCCTCATTTCTCATAGTTCCCTCCGAAGCAACTCGCCCAACCTCTTCTTGTTGTTCGCGAAGTTGATTGCATTCTCTTTCGATATTTTCTTTAGCCGATAAAGACGGTAGAGGTCCTGTTCAATCGTTATCATCCCCTCGCTCCCTGACTCGAAGATCATCTGGTATATCTCGCCCGTGTTGTTGTTCTTGATGGCGGCCCTGACGGACGAGTTGACCAGAAGGACCTCCTTGGCGAGCTGAAGTCGTCCACTGTGGTCAGGGACGAGCTTCTGAGAGAGAATCACCGTCAAGACGTCAGCCAGCCGCATCCGCACCCGTTCCTGGACACTGGTCGGGCACTCGGCGATGATCCTGTCGATGCTCTCCACTGCCGAGCCAGTGTGCAGAGTCGAGAAGACCTTGTGCCCGCTGTCGGTGATCTCAAGCGCTGTCAATATCGTGTCTGCATCGCGCATCTCGCCGATCACGATAATGTCCGGGTCCTGCCTTAAGGCCTGAACTGCGCCCTCTTTGAACGACATCACGTCTCGACCCACCTCCCGGTGCCGGATGATGCACCGGCGGCTAGTGTGAATGTTCTCGATCGGGCTGCCTATGATCACTGCGTGGGCGTCCATGGTCTTGTTGTTTGCGTCGATGATGCTGTCAAGCGTTGTGCTCTTGCCAGAACCGGTTATCCCAGTTATCAGCACAAGCCCCTGCTTCACGTGAGCCAGCGAAAGTGCCCGCGCCACGTTCTGGTGAAGGCCGAGGTCCTTGAACGGGTAAATAGTCTCCGAGATCCGCCGCATGTTCATGGCCAAATGGTCAAGATCAAAATACGTATCAGCCCTAAACCGAACACGGGTTTCGTTACAGTGGATCGTGTAGGAGAAGTCGAGGTTGCGCCACTCATAGAGGTACTCCCTCTGCTTGTCCATCAGCAGGTTCTGGATGAGGAAATCGGTCTCGTCCACCGAGAAGGAACCGAGCTCGGGATCGGGCTTCTTGAAACCGAACACCCTAAACCATATCTGCTCCCCGCAGCCGTAGCTGCCCACGTCGATATCCGACGCCTCGAGCTGCACAGTCCTTGCGAGCCAGCTCTCTACCACCCGCTTGAGGCACTGCCGCTGCTCGGGCGAGAGGTCTAAAAGCAGCTTGCCGATGAACATCTGCCGCTCGAAACCCTCTTGTGAGGCCGGCACATGCGCAATCAGCCGAGAGAGTATCTCTCTGGCCTGGCCAACAGCG
This genomic interval carries:
- a CDS encoding ATPase, T2SS/T4P/T4SS family gives rise to the protein MTEEATLTLEADAVGQAREILSRLIAHVPASQEGFERQMFIGKLLLDLSPEQRQCLKRVVESWLARTVQLEASDIDVGSYGCGEQIWFRVFGFKKPDPELGSFSVDETDFLIQNLLMDKQREYLYEWRNLDFSYTIHCNETRVRFRADTYFDLDHLAMNMRRISETIYPFKDLGLHQNVARALSLAHVKQGLVLITGITGSGKSTTLDSIIDANNKTMDAHAVIIGSPIENIHTSRRCIIRHREVGRDVMSFKEGAVQALRQDPDIIVIGEMRDADTILTALEITDSGHKVFSTLHTGSAVESIDRIIAECPTSVQERVRMRLADVLTVILSQKLVPDHSGRLQLAKEVLLVNSSVRAAIKNNNTGEIYQMIFESGSEGMITIEQDLYRLYRLKKISKENAINFANNKKRLGELLRREL